In the genome of Oscarella lobularis chromosome 1, ooOscLobu1.1, whole genome shotgun sequence, one region contains:
- the LOC136198357 gene encoding nucleoporin NDC1-like has protein sequence MEHYRSVRQWRFVGICGWVVVLSPIPCVALTFLSHWSLFHPIAWIQDSLGTILSANFVAFCSLFGFLAAFSTFSFSWIVRAKPQVYSTRLERWICPFIGFKLISLLLHTLCGALYAKLSLWLFLPDGFIETQSLAQFYVRYCSWMGVYVFTNEIWRKGHCLSFPSLKQRRLFRIRNGIKETVYDSLITSMKALRIFLPFHFIAGFRFPVLAIGFWDLCSLSFLQILLSHGFILSFIWSLGRRIYTVFSTHDLKFPIIAKFDHERNRLLTTALGEERDPLLQQLAYSSLSSISEQPGRERKQIFSLSQPGGVPKIWQAVSKECLKLMDNLTEKLGGRPSGASQTFGLPTPDIPQLGARTPGWSNVSNVRPRSSVHGVKAWAMSPGNPPVIDVGNRTAGESWLTARSQLDQAPADLASTPPHTIFGQLKSRPIFAYFAGPLPHAEKQTIFSGCQCHIWAVEALTHLVVASYTEDDYGVVQKDLAKIVSSLLSLLQSVEEHTRLTLAALRSQSGVNNTDDLTLRYGLKSALRRGLAAIAITFKRHLKDFDFSSEQLNRLSVLADF, from the exons ATGGAACACTACAGATCA GTTCGTCAGTGGAGATTCGTAGGAATTTGTGGCTGGGTAGTCGTGCTTTCACCGATTCCGTGCGTGGCATTGACGTTCTTATCGCACTGGAGCCTATTTCATCCCATTGCGTGGATCCAGG ATTCCCTCGGAACGATCCTATCGGCaaatttcgtcgccttttgcTCTCTTTTCGGCTTCCTGGCcgccttctcgacgttctccttcaGTTGGATTGTCCGAG CCAAGCCCCAAGTCTATTCGACGCGACTCGAACGATGGATATGCCCTTTCATTGGCTTCAAACTCATTTCCTTACTTCTACATACACTTTGCGGTGCTCTATATGCCAAGCTGTCGCTTTGGCTATTCCTCCCGGACGG TTTTATTGAAACTCAAAGTCTGGCTCAGTTTTATGTTCGATATTGCAGTTGGATG GGCGTTTATGTTTTCACAAATGAAATATGGCGGAAAGGTCATTGCCTTTCATTCCCTTCACTAAAA CAACGTAGGCTGTTTCGGATAAGAAACGGAATAAAGGAGACGGTCTATGACAGTCTTATCACTTCAATGAAG GCATTACGGAtatttcttccttttcattttattgcTG GCTTTCGGTTTCCGGTGCTTGCCATTGGTTTCTGGGACCTGTGCAGTCTCTCGTTCCTTCAGATTCTATTGTCTCACGGATTTATCTTGTCCTTCATCTGGTCCCTCGGAAGACGCATATACACCGTGTTTAGCACCCAC GATCTCAAATTTCCGATCATTGCTAAATTTGATCATGAGCGGAATCGCCTCCTCACGACAGCCTTGGGGGAAGAGAGAGATCCGTTGCTACAA CAATTGGCCTATTCCAGCTTGAGCTCCATTTCCGAACAGCCCGGCCGCGAAAGGAAACAAATATTCAGTCTAAGTCAGCCAG GCGGCGTTCCTAAGATTTGGCAAGCAGTGAGTAAAGAGTGCTTGAAACTGATGGACAATCTGACGGAAAAGCTGGGAGGTCGACCTTCAGGAGCGAGCCAAACGTTCGGACTTCCAACACCGGACATTCCTCAAC TCGGTGCAAGAACTCCTGGCTGGTCGAATGTGAGCAACGTCCGTCCGAGAAGCAGCGTCCATGGAGTCAAAGCTTGGGCTATGTCGCCTG GAAACCCACCAGTGATTGACGTTGGGAATAGAACAGCGGGTGAAAGCTGGTTGACTGCGAGGAGTCAA TTGGATCAAGCGCCTGCAGACTTAGCGTCTACTCCACCACATACA ATTTTTGGTCAGCTGAAAAGCAGACCGATTTTCGCCTATTTCGCTGGACCG ttGCCACATGCGGAAAAGCAGACGATCTTTTCCGGTTGCCAGTGTCACATATGGGCCGTAGAAG CTCTTACTCACCTCGTTGTTGCATCGTACACAGAAGACGACTATGGCGTTGTACAAAAG GATTTAGCAAAGATCGTTTCGTCTCTGCTTAGTCTTCTTCAG TCAGTAGAGGAGCACACGCGCTTGACTCTGGCGGCACTGCGAAGCCAAAGCGGCGTGAACAACACCGACGACCTCACTCTACGCTACGGCCTAAAATCAG CACTTCGAAGAGGACTCGCCGCAATAGCGATAACATTCAAACGCCATCTGAA AGATTTCGACTTTTCTTCCGAACAGCTCAATAGATTGAGCGTCCTAGCAGACTTTTAA
- the LOC136198348 gene encoding uncharacterized protein: MKRVFLVIALAAISHCQLQPPQQSRKCCRVQSQYKKFGPGIGGNPVAVDAESCAGSCTGVPKATITDGTIDYFVGPEPASPSPDFVNSPILAGRTLVGFDKFPVDRWFAHTVRLPPNCRDLARMSVKICLNASKNSLTKTDSLFFYDTENEEKIYSRSLPSLFGAWPPRSSDCKTIGFGPSNKVFQYAATNGFYHIGVQDDTGVDYIQTILSYASPKTCPSLCKKFGPGIGSNPVAVDVGSCTGSCTGVSTATIIDGTIDYFVGPEPASPSPDFVNSLILDGRTLVDFDEFPVDRWFAHTVRLPPNCRDLVRMSVKICLNASSNSLTTTDSVFFYHPINGNVLYSRSLPTLFDSWPPRSSGCRTIGFSSSDEVLQYAATNGVYHIGVQDDTGVDYIQTTLWYASPKKCLPSLWTHVDVPLATGTEKVDKIIGCECQNQDVSRCLRQPKKVVFFQNSIFETAIDVGYCDGSCRQVPFVPLAADDVRDVTIGGKKASASQRAQASSSPDSIPFPQKQLFCQPAFKQRVDIRGPYGSECVEIIKRCRCTPQCYRMTYFKHFVEVIKGDNGLLFERRRAFNVGKCAGDCDQAGSGDVMNLGNKDCPVKCTPRGYKYSPRFLTRDGSHVSVPMITTCDCKRI; the protein is encoded by the exons ATGAAGAGAGTCTTCCTTGTCATTGCTCTAGCAGCCATCTCTCATTGCCAATTG CAGCCACCTCAGCAAAGCCGAAAATGTTGCAGAGTGCAAAGCCAATACAAGAAATTTGGGCCCG GCATTGGAGGCAAtcccgttgccgtcgacgctGAAAGCTGCGCTGGATCGTGCACCGGTGTGCCGAAAGCCACTATCACCGACGGCACAATTGACTACTTCGTCGGTCCCGAACCGGCTTCGCCGAGTCCAGACTTTGTGAACAGTCCAATCCTAGCCGGACGGACGCTAGTCGGTTTCGACAAATTCCCCGTCGATCGATGGTTCGCCCACACGGTTCGTCTGCCGCCCAACTGTCGCGACCTAGCCAGAATGAGCGTCAAAATATGCCTGAATGCGTCGAAGAACTCACTGACGAAAACCGACTCGTTATTCTTCTACGATacagaaaatgaagagaagATTTATTCGCGCAGCTTGCCCTCCCTATTTGGTGCCTGGCCTCCGCGCAGCTCCGATTGCAAAACGATTGGCTTCGGTCCATCCAACAAAGTCTTTCAGTACGCCGCGACGAACGGCTTTTATCACATTGGAGTGCAAGACGACACGGGAGTCGATTACATTCAAACGATTCTCTCGTATGCGTCTCCGAAAACGTGTCCTTCTCTGTGCAAGAAATTCGGGCCCG GCATTGGAAGCAAtcccgttgccgtcgacgttggaaGCTGCACCGGATCGTGCACCGGCGTGTCGACAGCCACCATCATCGACGGAACGATTGACTACTTCGTCGGTCCCGAACCGGCTTCGCCGAGTCCAGACTTTGTGAACAGTCTAATCCTAGACGGACGGACGCtggtcgatttcgacgaattccCCGTCGATCGATGGTTCGCCCACACGGTTCGTCTGCCGCCCAACTGTCGCGACCTAGTCAGAATGAGTGTCAAAATATGCCTGAatgcgtcgtcgaactcaCTGACGACAACCGACTCGGTATTCTTTTATCATCCAATCAACGGCAACGTTCTTTATTCGCGCAGCTTGCCCACGCTATTTGATTCGTGGCCTCCGCGCAGTTCCGGCTGTAGAACAATTGGCTTTAGTTCTTCCGATGAAGTTCTTCAGTACGCCGCGACGAACGGCGTCTATCACATCGGGGTACAAGACGACACGGGAGTCGATTACATTCAAACGACTCTCTGGTATGCGTCTCCGAAAAAGTGCCTTCCGTCTCTGTGGactcacgtcgacgttccgctCGCCACCGGAACAGAAAAAGTCGACAAAATCATCGGCTGCGAGTGCCAAAATCAGGACGTCAGCCGATGTCTCCGACAACCgaagaaagtcgtcttctttcaaaattcaatattCGAGACGGCCATCGACGTGGGCTATTGCGACGGAAGTTGCCGCCAGGTTCCATTCGTGCCTTTGGCGGCCGACGAtgtgcgtgacgtcaccatcgGCGGCAAGAAAGCTTCCGCATCGCAAAGAGCCCAAGCATCATCCTCTCCAGATAGCATTCCGT TCCCTCAAAAGCAGCTCTTCTGTCAGCCAGCTTTTAAACAACGCGTCGATATTAGAGGACCGTACG GCTCAGAATGCGTCGAGATTATCAAAAGGTGCCGCTGCACGCCGCAGTGTTATCGTATGACCTATTTCAAGCACTTCGTCGAAGTCATTAAGGGTGACAACGGCTTGCTGTTTGAACGAAGAAGA GCATTCAACGTCGGCAAGTGTGCTGGTGATTGCGATCAGGCTGGATCCGGCGACGTCATGAACTTGGGGAATAAAGACTGCCCAGTCAAATGCACTCCGCGTGGTTATAAATACAGCCCGAGGTTTTTGACGCGAGACGGCAGCCACGTTTCCGTCCCGATGATCACGACCTGCGACTGCAAAAGAATCTGA
- the LOC136198379 gene encoding uncharacterized protein: protein MKIVVFLVTALAALSHCQQDCCRVQSQFKKFGPGIGGNPVTVDVGSCAGSCTDVSKVTITDGTIDYFVGPEPASPSQEFVESPILDGRPLVGFDEFPVDGWFAHTVRLPPKGCRNLAKMSVKICLNASSNPLTTTDSFFFYNTHREDILYASKLSSSWRPGSSVCKTITFGPAHEVFQYAATNGFYHIAVQDDTGVDYIQTNLSYASWKWKRCRPSLWTHVDVPLATGIEKVDKIIGCECKRLDLSRCRRQPKKIVFFQNSMFEREIDVGYCDGSCRLIPFVPLPADNVRDVVISEGNVVISEGNVSARQRVQAVALEDIIQIIPFPQKPLFCQPASKRRVDITGPYGPECVEIITNCSCTPQCYRMPYFKHFVETIDSDTCFPSERIRTFNVGKCAGTCDEEAGSDDVMNLGNKDCPFKCTPRGYRYSPRFLTRDGSYVSVPMITTCDCKRI, encoded by the exons AtgaagatcgtcgtcttccttgTGACTGCTTTGGCAGCCCTCTCCCATTGC CAACAGGACTGCTGCAGAGTGCAAAGCCAATTCAAGAAATTCGGACCCG GCATTGGAGGCAATCCCGTTACCGTCGACGTTGGAAGCTGCGCCGGATCGTGCACCGATGTGTCGAAAGTCACTATCACCGACGGAACGATTGACTACTTCGTCGGTCCCGAACCGGCTTCGCCGAGTCAAGAGTTCGTGGAGAGTCCAATCCTAGACGGACGGCCACTGGTCGGTTTCGACGAATTCCCCGTCGATGGATGGTTTGCCCACACAGTTCGTCTGCCACCCAAGGGATGTCGCAACCTAGCAAAAATGAGCGTTAAAATTTGCCtaaacgcgtcgtcgaacccACTGACGACTACCGActcgttcttcttttacAATACACACAGAGAAGATATTCTTTATGCGTCCAAGTTGTCCTCCTCCTGGCGTCCGGGCAGTTCTGTCTGTAAAACGATTACCTTCGGCCCTGCCCACGAAGTCTTTCAGTACGCCGCGACCAACGGCTTTTATCACATCGCGGTACAAGACGACACGGGAGTCGATTACATTCAAACGAATCTCTCGTATGCGTCTTGGAAATGGAAAAGATGCCGTCCTTCTCTGTGGactcacgtcgacgttcctCTCGCCACCGGAATAGAAAAAGTCGACAAAATCATCGGCTGCGAGTGCAAACGTCTGGACCTCAGCCGATGCCGACGACAgccgaagaaaatcgtcttctttcaaaattcAATGTTCGAGAGGGAAATCGACGTGGGCTATTGCGACGGAAGCTGCCGTCTAATTCCATTCGTGCCTTTGCCGGCCGACAATGtgcgtgacgtcgtcatcagcgAAGGTAACGTCGTCATCAGCGAAGGTAACGTTTCCGCACGGCAAAGAGTTCAAGCAGTTGCATTGGAAGACATTATTCAAATCATTCCGT TCCCTCAAAAGCCGCTCTTCTGCCAGCCAGCTTCaaaacgtcgcgtcgatATTACAGGACCGTACG GCCCGGAATGCGTCGAGATTATCACAAACTGCAGCTGCACGCCGCAGTGTTATCGTATGCCCTATTTCAAGCACTTCGTCGAAACCATTGATAGCGACACGTGCTTTCCGTCTGAACGAATAAGA ACATTCAACGTTGGCAAGTGTGCTGGTACTTGCGACGAGGAGGCTggatccgacgacgtcatgaACTTGGGGAATAAAGATTGCCCGTTCAAATGCACTCCGCGTGGTTATAGATACAGTCCGAGGTTTTTGACGCGAGACGGCAGCTACGTTTCCGTCCCGATGATCACGACCTGCGACTGCAAAAGAATCTGA
- the LOC136198343 gene encoding protein KIBRA-like — protein sequence MHSSSHPPKHRRLSPLSTLPLPPGWAVRYAEPDGKPYYVDHRERKTTWIHPRDWETKPHSFADCDGSELPYGWEEEYDVEYGRYYIDHIRKRNQIDDPREEFLAEKQRQLKEYVEKATVELLDKQDIRSVKKKRLELAEEKVEDLTAILQEMEWSRSGYGRDLDGAEFEGLRRELAEAKETVNKRRIECEQSRAEVDCCQEGLRTLRRVDEKLSSHGSYKVEEARAIMAEVREIQNAIERGEEEKAHLMLQLAELRGDLSSKSRRKPPKKKRRHKRWDPAIHVDSDSRQRDSGRGKYHHHRSTVAVEVELEKVKQRVSNLELQLTEVDDRAAARGHERDTLALLTEKEHLLNELKQYDLSRKTNEERITLESEIARLESEILASRQYSNKIMADRLAMEEEKSQLLQKLRLANRTACQLEVQLMSERSRAQAQADVLYRGDSQQSLLSAVSNDTFFQAVQDAKSNRMSFSELYERVTGARPDSSPNPPSYALPPEYPPRAAPYYPMRSMSEDVLRERSPPPRTSRGGGGDRARTIVRRDSAVQTDDEDNVADAAYWFERRTGFDRRRAGRTTSDQAIQTDDDDSVLHLSSASALRRRTDPRRSVSSVALQTSFNSEPDVAEIAPIAYESSAPPMDFSSPTDSPALPARRSSRASILREQSFRAPPDKSGQLLDDAKKAKRQEMAKLIEERKAVTGFAITDSHESIVSGVFKEDLSAEKVPQVQVAIKYEIDNKQLLVSVYEARNLVIEGMTQDSRVYVQAELLPSAASPLRSLPIVYAISHMFHQVFEISLEPEKLKGKVLQITLWHVYDDGDDDCLGGTQIGLADFKGEPYLPSKWYNLLTEEDAEEVAKGQRKRTYSLSVASHRKVSTTSTSDLSDAKSGDVRSHGSNSSTAVERRRSFSISSRRPGDKRTAMQRRLTNPAIMSAGRPARPSLRKISTIDDLAAGSVESKRERALTAPGERTSIDLELDLELSKAEHNKVTDEVSNLKEMKKELEERKRRGDSTLPDWFVKNEQLQALLAENYEESVEDAKSDSEDRRTRLVRRASQEVMRVRQHQKKRPERLSFREKMAFFTTAKVEIPPPPSQDRNASS from the exons ATGCACTCGAGCTCGCACCCTCCGAAAcatcgtcgcctttcgccATTGTCgacgctgccgctgccgcccgGCTGGGCCGTTCGCTACGCCGAGCCAGACGGCAAGCCCTATTACGTCGATCACAGGGAACGCAAGACGACGTGGATTCATCCGCGGGATTG GGAGACAAAGCCGCATTCGTTTGCAGACTGCGATGGAAGCG AGTTACCTTACGGTTGGGAGGAGGAGTATGACGTCGAGTACGGTCGATATTATATCGATCACATTCGCA AACGAAACCAAATCGACGATCCGCGAGAAGAGTTTTTGGCTGAAAAGCAACGTCAGCTCAAAGAGTACGTCGAAAAGGCGACGGTTGAATTATTG GACAAACAGGATATACGATctgtgaagaagaagcgactCGAATTGGCCGAAGAAAAG GTTGAAGATCTGACTGCGATTTTGCAAGAGATGGAATGGAGTCGTAGCGGATATGGCAGAGATTTAGATGGAGCCGAATTCGAGGGACTTCGAAGAGAACTCGCCGAAGCGAAGGAAACA GTCAACAAAAGGAGGATTGAGTGTGAGCAATCTAGAGCCGAAGTGGACTGTTGTCAGGAAGGATTGCGAACGCTTAGGAG AGTCGATGAAAAGTTGAGTTCTCACGGTTCGTACAAAGTGGAGGAGGCGCGAGCTATCATGGCCGAAGTGAGGGAGATACAAAACGCAATCGAGCGTggggaagaagaaaaggctcATCTCATGTTG CAATTGGCCGAATTGAGAGGTGATCTGAGTTCGAAATCGAGACGTAAACcaccgaagaagaaacgaaggcaCAAG CGCTGGGATCCAGCAATTCACGTTGACTCGGACTCGAGACAGAGAGACTCTGGG AGAGGTAAATACCATCATCATCGCTCTACTGTTGCAGTGGAAGTTGAACTCGAGAAAGTCAAGCAAAG AGTATCAAATTTGGAATTACAGCTGACAGAAGTCGACGATCGGGCTGCGGCTCGCGGACACGAAAGAGACAC ACTGGCGCTTCTGACCGAGAAGGAACACCTGCTCAACGAATTGAAGCAGTACGATTTATCTCGCAAGACCAACGAGGAGAGA ATAACTCTGGAATCCGAAATTGCTCGACTGGAGTCCGAAATTCTCGCATCTCGCCAGTATTCTAATAAAATCATGGCTGACAG ACTGGCcatggaagaagaaaagtctCAGCTTCTGCAGAAATTACGCCTAGCCAATCGAACGGCCTGCCAACTCGAAGTCCAGCTAATGAG CGAAAGAAGCCGAGCTCAAGCTCAAGCCGACGTCCTATATCGAGGCGACAGTCAGCAATCGCTCCTATCAGCCGTCTCCAACGACACCTTTTTCCAAGCGGTTCAAGACGCCAAATCGAATCGCATGAGCTTCAGCGAACTATACGAACGCGTAACGGGAGCGCGCCCCGACTCCTCGCCGAACCCGCCCAGCTACGCATTACCGCCCGAGTATCCCCCGCGCGCCGCGCCGTATTACCCCATGCGTAGCATGTCGGAGGACGTGCTGCGAGagcgctcgccgccgccgagaacgtcgcgcggcggcggcggcgaccgaGCGCGGACTatcgttcgacgcgattcggcgGTGCagacggacgacgaagacaacgtcgccgacgccgcctaTTGGTTCGAACGGCGTACCGGGTTCGATCGGCGACGCGCCGGTCGAACGACTAGCGATCAGGCGATTcaaaccgacgacgacgattccgtgTTGCATctctcgtcggcgagcgcgcTGCGTCGACGAACCGATCCGCGCCGATCGGTCAGTTCCGTCGCTCTGCAGACGTCGTTTAATAGCGAGCCGGACGTTGCGGAAATAGCGCCGATAGCGTACGAatcgtcggcgccgccgatggatttttcgtcgccgaccgATTCTCCGGCCTTGCCGGCGAGGAGGAGCTCGCGAGCGTCGATCCTGCGAGAGCAGAGCTTTCGGGCGCCTCCTGATAAGTCGGGTCAGTTGCTGGATgacgcgaagaaagcgaaacgtCAAGAAATGGCGAAG CTTatagaagaaaggaaagccGTCACTGGATTCGCAAT AACCGATTCGCACGAATCAATTGTCAGTGGGGTTTTCAAAGAGGATCTGTCAGCAGAGAAGGTACCACAAGTTCAAGTGGCAATCAA ATACGAAATTGACAACAAGCAACTTCTTGTATCGGTCTACGAAGCCCGTAATCTGGTCATCGAAGGAATGACTCAGGATAGTAGAGT ATATGTGCAGGCGGAGTTGCTACCGAGCGCCGCTTCTCCTCTCCGGAGCTTGCCCATTGTGTACGCTATCAGCCACATGTTTCATCAGGTCTTTGAAATATCGCTCGAACCG GAAAAGTTGAAAGGAAAAGTACTTCAGATTACGCTATGGCACGtctacgacgacggcgacgacgattgtctG GGAGGAACTCAGATTGGCTTGGCCGATTTCAAAGGCGAGCCGTACCTACCGTCGAAATGGTACAATCTTCTGACAGAAGAG GATGCTGAAGAAGTAGCCAAAGGACAGAGAAAGAGAACATATTCTCTAAGCGTAGCATCTCATCGAAAAGTctctacgacgtcgacaagcGATTTGTCG GATGCGAAGAGTGGAGATGTGCGTAGTCACGGTTCAAATAGTTCGACGGCcgtcgaaagacgacgctcgttctctatttcgtctcgtcgtcctGGCGACAAGCGGACAGCGATGCAACGTCGATTGACGAATCCCGCGATCATGTCCGCGGGAAGACCGGCGAGGCCGTCGTTGAGAAAAATTTCTACAATTGATGATTTGGCGGCTGGTAGTGTCGAG AGTAAGAGAGAACGAGCGCTCACCGCGCCCGGGGAACGAACGTCAATTGACTTGGAGCTAGATTTGGAATTGTCTAAAGCTGAGCAC AATAAAGTTACCGATGAAGTCTCGAATCTGAaggagatgaagaaagaactagaagaaaggaaaagaagag GCGATAGCACTCTTCCTGACTGGTTTGTTAAGAACGAACAATTGCAGGCGCTTCTAGCTGAGAAC TATGAGGAAAGTGTTGAAGACGCCAAATCCGATTCGGAAGACAGAAGAACGAGGTTGGTGAGAAGAGCATCACAGGAGGTGATGAGAGTCCGACAACATCAGAAAAAACGACCAGAACGTTTGAGCTTCCG GGAAAAGATGGCTTTTTTTACTACTGCCAAGGTCGAAATAccgcctcctccttctcAAGATAGGAATGCAAGCTCCTAA
- the LOC136190800 gene encoding sodium-coupled monocarboxylate transporter 1-like: MAAPHFASIDYIVFGLTVCASLTIGLGLSRAGRNRTESTSEFLMAGRSMKSVPIALSLLASFLSAVTILGFPSEVYFYGVQYAIGVLAYFIAAPIVVSVFVPVFYGLKLTSAYEYLEKRFSSQVRSLASVVFLLQTLLYSAIAVYAPALALDAVTGFSVWTSIICGGLVATVYTALGGMKAVIWTDVFQAIIMLVGILSVIVLGVGRLEGFGSVFDISSKGQRLNLLNFSLDPTERLTFWSLICGHLFNYLSLWGTSQTSVQRILTANSLDAAKKSVWMMIPLTLFTITLCSLCGLVVYAVYSNERCDPISAHLVCKDDQILPFFVIDVLRGIPGLAGLFVSCIVSATLSTISSNLNSMATITLEDFIKPRLVNLSDAKATIMSKWLSLCYGILVIAMSFGFSYMQNQRLISAAASVFGATGGPLLGVFTLGMFVPKSNHKGALVGLLSGLLLMICICIGAEWYPNPHWSRLPVPSTEGCQAVQDISCSLSNGIEKAVTGSESSFIFGISFMWYSFLGFVITFVIGYLASIFSAGQSNPVDQRLLVWQRS; the protein is encoded by the exons ATGGCGGCTCCTCATTTTGCTTCGATCGACTATATCGTATTCGGATTAACGGTCTGCGCGTCACTGACGATCGGATTGGGTCTCTCGCGAGCGGGACGTAACCGTACAGAGTCGACGTCTGAATTTCTCATGGCCGGACGCAGCATGAAAAGCGTCCCGATCGCTCTATCGCTTCTCGCTTCATTTTTATCGGCCGTCACGATTCTGGGCTTCCCATCCGAGGTCTATTTCTACGGCGTTCAGTACGCTATCGGCGTCTTAGCTTATTTCATTGCCGCACCGATTGTCGTTTCCGTGTTTGTACCTGTCTTCTATGGGCTCAAGTTGACGAGCGCTTACGAG TATTTGGAGAAACGGTTCTCGTCGCAAGTTCGTTCTCTGGCCTCCGTTGTGTTTCTCTTGCAAACG TTACTTTACTCAGCAATTGCTGTCTATGCACCCGCACTAGCCTTGGATGCTG TGACGGGATTTTCCGTGTGGACAAGCATAATATGCGGCGGCCTTGTAGCAACCGTCTATACAGCACTA GGAGGAATGAAGGCGGTGATTTGGACGGACGTGTTTCAGGCAATTATCATGCTTGTTGGGATTTTATCAGTAATTGTTCTGGGAGTTGGCCGTCTTGAAGGCTTTGGCTCGGTATTCGATATTAGTTCTAAAGGGCAGCGATTGAATTTACTCAA TTTTAGTCTCGATCCTACTGAACGCCTGACTTTTTGGTCTCTAATCTGTGGTCatctatttaattatctCTCACTATGGGGCACCAGTCAAACGTCAGTGCAGCGAATTCTCACAGCTAACAGTCTTGACGCTGCAAAGAA GTCTGTCTGGATGATGATTCCTTTGACTCTTTTTACCATTACACTCTGCTCACTCTGCGGACTTGTTGTTTATGCCGTCTATTCCAATGAACGCTGTGATCCTATAAGTGCTCATCTTGTTTGCAAAGATGATCAG ATTTTACCATTTTTTGTCATTGATGTTTTGAGAGGAATTCCGGGCTTAGCTGGCCTATTTGTCTCATGTATTGTTAGCGCTACTTTGAG TACTATTTCGTCTAATTTAAATTCGATGGCGACCATTACATTGGAAGATTTTATTAAGCCACGTTTGGTCAATCTTTCAGACGCGAAGGCAACAATTATGTCAAAATGGCTAT CGCTTTGTTACGGTATTCTGGTTATTGCGATGTCTTTTGGATTTTCCTACATGCAAAACCAACGATTGATATCC GCTGCAGCTAGTGTATTTGGCGCAACAGGAGGCCCTCTTCTGGGAGTCTTCACACTTGGCATGTTTGTCCCAAAAAGCAATCACAAG GGTGCCTTGGTTGGTCTACTGTCAGGCTTGCTTCTAATGATATGCATATGTATTGGTGCTGAATGGTATCCCAATCCTCATTGGTCTCGATTGCCTGTACCGTCAACTGAAGGATGTCAAGCGGTTCAGGACATTTCTTGCTCACTCTCGAACGGGATTGAAAAAGCAGTAACTGGCTCTGA GTCGTCATTTATTTTTGGGATCTCATTTATGTGGTACAGTTTTCTGGGCTTTGTGATAACCTTTGTCATTGGCTACTTGGCGAGCATCTTTTCTGCTGGTCAGTCGAATCCTGTTGACCAGAGGCTTTTGGTTTGGCAGAGAAGTTGA